Within Kineothrix sp. MB12-C1, the genomic segment ACAGTTGAACAAGGAAATAATCAAGGAACAAATTAAAGAATTAGTCCTCGAGAGCGTGGATGAAACACTAAATGGCCTGCTGGAGATCGAGGCATAGAAACTAACCAAGACACGGAGTGCTTTTATTCTACAGGATTAATACTTTTATATTTTAATGTAACAGGGTGTTTCCTATAGAATAAAGAATGTCAGAATTCTTAAATAAAGAATTCTGACATAATAAGCGTCTCCTGCAGGAATCGAACCTGCACTTAATCCTTAGGAGGGACTCGTAATATCCATTTTACTAAGGAGACATAATTATAAAGGAATGGCTACCGAATTATTCTACCATAAGAATCGGACTCTGGCAACCACCCCTTTTCATCTTTTAAAATCTATTGAATTTGAATCTTTTATTCGGGGAAGTTAATAAATCCCTGCATCCATATCGTTCCTTTGAACCTGCGTCCCACTTCCGGTTCCCCATACAAATCCTCAGAATTAATACAAATATCGAATTGTAGATCATTACAGCTAATTGACATCTGGTGTATTTCTTCGCCGGTTATCTGATTCTTTACCTTATGGCATTCGATAATCTCACCCAGAATGGAATATTGATCGCATTCTACTCCATAGGGCATAAAATAAGTGTCAACCAGACTAAACACATCCTCTTTCTGAATTCTCTTGGATATTGTGGTATAAGTATCCATATCCTCAAGAGTCAAACTTTCAATCGCTTCTTCATCTCCCTTTCTCGCAGCTTCAATTAGAGAATTTCGATTGTTTGATGCCTTCTGGATAATCTTCTTATCCTTTTCATTCTTAATAATTGGCATCATAATCTTACCTTGAAGTGAAAGACCCGATAATGTCAAGGTTGTTCCCCGTATCGGGAGGATATTACTATTTTGTGCTTTTACATAAGGAATCATATTCTGCAGATAGAAGATAAGCGAAACACCTATCTTTATATCATCACAGACCCCGGCGTAGGATTCTGTACCCGCATGGCGTTCCACAGTTACATCTTCTTCCGAACTAATACCGGTTCCCCTCAAATAAGGATAATAATAATCATAAGAATATTTATTATCCTTATCGAATTCACCACATACCGCGATTCCCATATTTTCAGCAAAATCTTTACAGAATTCTGCCAGAATCGTATCATCTCCATTGGACGTATAGGAACGTTCGTTCGTATTTACGATGATATCGGTTAGAAGATTCTGCAATTCTTTTCTGTCCTTTAACTTACTAAAACCAATTGCTCTTAAATA encodes:
- a CDS encoding DUF3881 family protein — translated: MKSLHKYLRAIGFSKLKDRKELQNLLTDIIVNTNERSYTSNGDDTILAEFCKDFAENMGIAVCGEFDKDNKYSYDYYYPYLRGTGISSEEDVTVERHAGTESYAGVCDDIKIGVSLIFYLQNMIPYVKAQNSNILPIRGTTLTLSGLSLQGKIMMPIIKNEKDKKIIQKASNNRNSLIEAARKGDEEAIESLTLEDMDTYTTISKRIQKEDVFSLVDTYFMPYGVECDQYSILGEIIECHKVKNQITGEEIHQMSISCNDLQFDICINSEDLYGEPEVGRRFKGTIWMQGFINFPE